DNA from Pomacea canaliculata isolate SZHN2017 linkage group LG9, ASM307304v1, whole genome shotgun sequence:
TTGCATTTAAAAAGTGATGCAGACAGTTACATTTTTTACTGTGTTTTGATGTCTCTGTAAGATGCTTTTGCAGCAAGTCTTTTAATTTCCATCTTATTGTTTTCGATTATTAGAACACTAGCATCTACAGCCAGCAACCGTCCAACCCTGCTTCAGGGTGGCACACGAGGTCACGGCCTCTGTTCTACTGGTATCCAGACATCGTCACGATAAGTAGTAGATGATTGTTGCTGCTCCACCCTGTAGACCTCTCTACTACTGAACTCTCACTgactagaaatgaaaacattcaaaCACTCAGTCTCACTGACAACACTCACGGTGATGAAGCTGGCGTTGATATAGTCCGAAGAGTTATCACCCTTTACCTTCTCCAGGACAACTCTGTTGAAGTCGTCTGTTGTATGGTGAAAATAACGTAACAAtgttagtgggtttttttaaatacaccaaaaataattacattGATAAACATAGTGCATAGTACCAGATTTGTGAAGTTCTGCATAGTTTACTATTAattctgtttactttaaaatagcaatgtttagagaaaaattatttacaattttttgcacattttctgAAAGATAACACGGAATATATTCcaaaaattgttctttctttcgaaatgaaaagatttttttaattttcatttgtgAAAGGTACTTTTCTATGTCACCAATAAGTAACTAACTCACAAGGAAGAATAGTGTTAAACCGATTTTTGTAgtgattttctttctgtgatcCGTTTTTGCAGTCATAAATTAAACCAGAGGGCAGCTCCTGCCAAACAAATTTTTTccataattatttattctttgattTATTACAAATGTTAACATGagtccgtgcgtgcgtgcgtgcgtgcgtgcgtgtgttcacccaggtaaacaagaaaaatccgGGCACTTGTCTGCATCCACAAATAACTTAGCCCTTGCATAATCttgatattttcttaaatacatAGATTTCAAGAAATCAAAACCTGCCACGATTGaccacaagaaacaaaaataaataaataataataatttatcgTAAATTTCAGCAAGAGATAACAGGAGGTTCAGAATAAATTGTCAATGTTCAAAAAGTTTTCTACGAGGTTCCTCTTACAAAAATCTATTTCCCTTTCTATTATTTTAGTTcttagaaaacagttttaggCTCTGTTACAGACAACAAGTGTATCAACTCGCATAACAACATTTCTTCCTGATTTTACTGAGAATTCGTCGTCAACGGAGCGCAGTTTCTTCTCGACCTCCATTTTGAACATGCGCAGTGACACGCCAGTAGTGGCGGCGTGCATCCGGGCATCTAGGTGTGATGTTCGTCCGCCTGCAGTGAGCAGAGCTTCCGTCCGAATGTTGACATAAACATCAGCAGCCCCGAGTGAGTGCGCAGTGCCGGCCCCTTGTCTCACTTCCGGCTGATGGTGCAGCTGTAGCGTAGCGGTCCTCGCTACCGTAGCGTATTCGTCTGAAATCAAAGGTAAAATCGAAAGTAAACATTCAGTGTGTAAATAGGCAAATACTAATACATACTTTGGTTAATGCAAATTtaagcacaaaaaatatatttaacattttcttaaatcttCAGCTACGACAACTATCCACGGACTATAGTTCTGATAATGAGGATGGAAATGACAACACTGATGGCGACGATGATGACGCTGATGATGATAGGGACGATCATCTCACCATTGGAGACAGGTGGTGAGCACGCATGAGCGACCATGTTGTTGATGTAGTGGACATCCGGTGTATGATTTTCATCAGCGAGGTGAGGAGGCGGACACGATCGCTGAAAACAGGTTTCCGTTGCAGCCAATATCTCCTAGAAAAATTATCAGTTATAACAGATGGGCGATGACATGGTATTTTAATTATAGTAGACTGACATTAATCTACACGAACTGAAGCTCTAGTGGCTTGATTGATGCATGTATACACGTGTTAGGTAAGcacaaagcatttttaaaattcagagaAAGGTCATTGAAATGTGACCTCTCTACCTCTCACCTTTGGAATTGCATGTTATGTTCTTACGTCCAAAATACAGTGCATCGATTACATCTATGAGGCATTTGAAGTGCgaaatttaaataatagttgagttttattgcattgttttatattgtattgtgtacTGTTTGGATTCCTGTTGAAATGGGTCAAAGGCCTTTTTAATACATTAATCATTAATAAATCTTTATCCAAACCACATTATAATCTACATTCCATCATAGTAGTAACCATGACCAGCATTACCCGTCGtcatcagaattttaaaaactggacagaaaacaagAGTTCACAGAGTGGAGAATCACAGAAGACTTACCTCACAATGAGAAAAATCACAACGGCCAGCAGaatgatgacaaagatgattCCTACAGCAACACCAGCGGCGCTTGTGCTTGTATCTACAAGTTCtgtggaaaaaagttttcaatgTATTTTGTGATAGTCTTCAAACCACAGAGgttaaatttaaagtaaattttatatCAGAAAAATACATTATCAAGATTCATAACATTAATTACTGAAATTTTAATCTAGCACTAACTGTTATCTCAACACGTTGAAATAATTTGTCTGTAAATTTTGAGGGAGGAAAATGCCAAAAGATACTTAACTTGTATGGTAATGGAGGCAAATCTCGAAAAGCATCCTCTTACCCATGCACTTAGTTCCTTGGAAACCCTCCAGACAGCCGTTGCTACAAAAGCCGTTTTCGTGGTGACAGTCCTGCTGGTGACGACACCGTCCGCAGGTCTGGTTACACCCATCACCATGTGAGCCAAGTGGACATTCTGTAAACACGCCATAgatagttgttgttgtttatttttagtgtgAGCTTCTGTCTTTTTCTAACCACAGGACTTAATGTTTCTTGGACAGTCtactatttgtattttttgagCTACTACTCACGTTGGTCACAAAGGTCACCTAGAAGTCCAGGTGGACATCCTTTGGCACATTTGCCAGTTTTCTTGTCACAGGCCTCATCGTCCTTACACCGACGGCAAGAGAGTTGACAGTTAGCGCCATACTTGCCGTCTTCACATTCTTCAAAAAGATTCAGTTACTAAGAGAAATTCTAACTGATTTTGAGAAATGATGTCAATATTTAAAAGCattcacatttttatcataCTCATATATACTAATTTACAATGAGCACAGCAGATTGTTGTTATCATCTGGGTAATACAAAAGTATTTGAAGAACAAAATACTCGCCAAACACACCCTTTTCGCACTTATCGCCATTCCACCCTGTTTGACAGCCGTTCGGACATCTACCCGTCACCTTGTCACATGTGAAGTTGGCGCATTTTCCACAAGATTGAGAGCAATTCCAGCCATACGTCCATTCTTCACAAGCTTCacataatatataaagtaaatatttttttaatttaattaccTACAGCATCACAAGGTTTTTTTGCTACATGTTTCTTTCCTCATGTCTTTGTGAAACGcccataattttattttaatcgattttgacagattttaaatgaaaagattTTGCTCGTACATTCGGAGAGCTACTTCTGtcggttgtttttctttgaaaattttttttacgtTTTCGGTACTcaggaacaaaataaattatcagACATGTTCGTGTCAAACATACCCGTCTGGCACAAGTCGTCTGTCCACCCTGCTGCACAGCCAGTCGGACATCTACCCGTCACCTTGTCACAAGCCAAGGAGTTGGCACACTGACCACACGACTGAGAACAGCTCCAGCCATACTTCCCATCCAAGCAACCTAAAGTACAAAACAGTCATTTGTAAATCCTAATTTTAATCGGGTGTTACAAGGTAAAGTTTTTGATGTACTTTTCTTTACTTGTCTTTTTCCCTCATTCTCCCAgctgagtttattttaaaacgaCTTTCACATATTTCAGTCTGCTTGGCTTTACTAGTACAACCTGGGATTTAgctttgttggttgttgttcaCTGAGTTCTGTTTGTGAGAGCAAATGATAAGCCAGATGTCTAAGAAAAGCATTTGTGAAATTAAGTTACATGTTTCACACATGTGGCTAAAAAAAGGTCCTTTAATCCTTTAATcagggcattttttttttaaatttacattgaAAGGACCAagcttttacaaataaaatcaacCCTTTTTAACTTTTGATCTTTCCCATTTTCCCATTTCCCAtatctctttctatttttttatgcatggTTATTTTTTATGCAGTTCAGGGTCTAGCATTACTTCTATGATATCATTGCATGATGATTAACATTTTAAGCCTCCCAGACATTATCAGCAAACTGTGGTTGTCATTACTTTTGTGACATCCTTGTCCTTGCCATCCTGGGTGACAGCCTCTCGGACATCGTCCACTTGCTTTGTCACAAGTCTCACCCTCACAGTGACCACAGCTTTGATGACAGTTAGCTCCGTACTTTCCGTCCTTGCAAACTGAAAATGTATTCTTATcttcttaatattttaaattcataatTTGAAAACTCCAATATATTGTCTGCATGATACTTGAATGGTCCAGGCGCACTACATGCTAAACTATGAGAGTGCTTCGGCTAGAAACACTGCATAACATGCGAGTGGAAATAGGTAGGTAAGTTCGCaattacaaattaaatgttCTGTACTTTGTTACGAAAATTCCTGTCGATTTTAGGAACAATATAATAGTGTAGAAAACTGACTTCTAGAGAACAAGAATGATGTTATGTTATACTAGAGGAGGAAACACGTATGGTTattaaagtaaagaaaagaaagtgtatACGTACCCCACACCTCAACCTCACACATGTTGAGGCTGATATCGTTCCTATTTCTGCTGTCTCTCCTAATCTTGACTGTCCTGCCAGACAGCGCCGTGGTACAGGACAGGGTAAAAGGGTTGGTAGAGGGCATGTCTTTAATCGAGAAACACTGGTGGTTGTCTATGGTGACAGTTGTGTCCACCATTCTGCGTAAGACTGTGAAGGAATACAGTTGTAGGTCGTTGAAAGGTACAAACattagacaaacacacatgtacacaagtaTTATGTTCCTTTACTTATATATAAAGATGACTTTAAACATCACAAACACTCAAATGCTCTCTTTACCTGATAACTAAAAGAACTTTAAGCCAGTGATGTGTTAAGAAGATTAATCCAGCAATTACAAGTTTCTTCTCACTCGACTAGTGGCTAACCTTTGTGGTTCTTAGTGttgaacaaagacaaaaaaaggagTATTGAACACTAAATtagaataaaagtaagaaagcaCACAAACAATCCCACCCGacgtacacacacaagcagacccatccacccaccatacacacaaacacccatACAAACTCCCCGTCCAAAAatagagacaaagaaagaaagaataaagaagaaaaagtaaaaagtgcAATTTTGATTCTGAGTTTCAAATCCGAGTAACTTGAATGGTGCCCACACTATAGCGGGTTGGGAGGTGGGCGAGGGAAAGAGGGGTTGGCGTAGGAGTTTAAGGACGAGTCAGTAGTTGTCACCAAAAGCAGCCCTGTACTAATATTCAGGAGACTGACTCAAGAAAGAAGCGATAGTTAGCAGAGGTTGTGAGATAATTAGATAACAATAAGGGGATTCCTTATAAGAAATCTAcatggtttttcttttattgaaaatttaatTGTTACAAACTGTATAATATACATGTCGCCATCTTGTGTTTCTAGTGCTGAGTAACACTTTagtatttgtgtaaaatattgaagAGTAACTTACAGCCAGGACGGCCATAGATGGTGATGTAAGCCACAGGGTacacgtgaccaaggtctacttCCCACGATGGATACTCGTCTCTGGGATTTTCAGATGTGTGGATACAGGTCATGAACTCGGTGATATTTCCACCCGGTGTCCTGCCATCCACCGCCGCAGACCCTGATGTAAATTTACTGTGAGTGGAGCTCTGCTTTGTTGCCTTGCTCAAAGCCATGTTCCCTGTAACAACGATCGAGTCAAGAGTTACAATATGAGAGAAGAGGTGTGAGTGAACTAAACTGTAGCACTGGTAGCCATATTTACTTTTAGAGGCTTTCTTCTTTAAATCAACAAACATACATTATAAAAGATTTCTGTGCTCTAGTACACCTTAGCGGGTAATATAAATggtgtttacaatattttgtgaaataaaattgttctcACTAAACACAGTGTACAGTAGGTCCCTTGTGAAATGTAAGTACACACCAGTTATGATGTTATACAGCATCTCGAGTATTTACTAATGATGGTATCGATATGAAAGTGTTTATGTAGATAGACAATAATAACACTAAACTTTTCCTTAGGATCAAAAGCACTCGCCTTAGCCTATAACAGGAAGTGGTCAATCGGATTAATAAGACAAAATGtcaaaggatttgttttacggggtgggggtgctggccccacgcccaaccctcctcctttgtCAGCCgagcttgggaccgtccttggcggagggcagccagccctgtaaacagatgccacgtgcagagaaagatcagcgtgcccgagacgagaaatgaactcagggcagccaaccttcactgtattggtgacaggcgctaacagcgctaaccgttgccaCCGGGCCGCTCAAGTGTTTATGTAGATAGACAATAATAACACTAAGCTTTTCCTTAGGATCAAAAACACTCGCCTTAGCCTATAAAAGGAAGTGGTCAATCGGATTAATAAGACAAAATGTTAAAGGCTGAGTCTCAAGGACTGTGACCACGAGAACATATGGATATAATAGTTAATAGACTGACAGAGCAACTATTAAAACAGTTAAATACTAACATCATAAactatatcaatatatatatataaagtataatTCGCTTGCTTATTCTTTGCTGACTAAAgtcctgaaaaataaattggcaCTAACTTAAAGTAAGTAGATCTTTCTACTGACATCTATAATAAAAATACGAGGAAAACTTCACTTACTGACATCCTGGGCATGACAACAGAAAGCTGttaaccacgtgacacacagctTGAGTAACATTGTCTTTGTCAACTTATACAAGTGATGACCACATGTAGACATCTACCTCTGTCCTGCTATACAAGTGATGACCACATATAGACATCTACCTCTGTCCAGTCTTTGCTGCCAAACAACTTCTCGATGGCAGTGCTAGCATCCAGTACACGATGTGTTACTGTCAGCAGGCACTGACAATGATTCTTTACTGACAGCAACAGTCCACAATTCACTTCTCTGTCAGCAAATTTTCGAAGACATCGAAGGACGATGTTTGATATTATCAGCAGGAAGTAGTTAACTGCGGCTGGAGCAATGCGAGCTTTGTTTTCTACTGGGTAGACACTACGCATGAAATCATCTACCTCTCTTCCATCACTCTTTTATATCTCTACGTCGCTTCTTTTGCCTTTAAATAAACCATCTTTGATTTTTCAGGTTGTTTTGATTTGTCTTTGTATATATGAAATACATTCAACGAGCATGTAGCGATACCATGCTGTCCGGCCTCTTTCACAGAATGTTGTGTGTTTCACTGTTACAATGGCGAAGGAACCAGGAGGGCAATGGGGCAGCCACCCACTTACTGTCTCATGGAGTTCCACATAACAGTTTCCCACAGTGTACAGAGCATCGATGATCGTATCCCAATCTCTCGGGAACTCGAGCGATTACAGCTTCGTGTCTTCATCCTGCACAGTTGGTCCTTCACAGTCTGAGTCATCGACAAGAGCACTGAACTTATTGAACCACTCGAAATAAATGAGCCTGTAATGCGCCAACAATGAAATACTTTCCACCTTTTTTATATTGGTCATCAGGGAGAGGCAAACAGCGAGGGTCAATGTCGTGACACTCTGACCCCGGAAGCTTTACAAAATTAGTTGACCTTCGATTACAAtaagtttgtctttttaaattaGTTTGGCGAGTTGTCCACTAGAAATACTCAGTGGTCATCGTTGACGTTGGGAGAGATGAGTCCACAGCTGAAAATCATCGTTTAATGACAGACAGGAAGTGATGATAGAAGACTTGCTGGGTCGCCATACCACCTGCACATCCTGCTTATTGTCAGGTTCGGAAAAAACTACATTTAACACAGGATGCTGTAGGCACGGACCGGACATAAGTTGTTAATATTCTCTGCCACTGCACTTGAGTGAAGTATTTGGCACTGTCCTGTATGTAAGCGATTGTGGGATGTATACTAAAACTTGTTCCTCTATTTTTCCGTCAGTAAACATCATGATGTCGAGTTACTCTGATGCCATTTCTGTTACTCATTAAAATTTCTGATTGAGCTCAAgcataaccacacacacaaacgcatgcatTTGTTTCAACGATAAATCCCTGTGACATTAAATGGcagagaaacagacagacaaacggacTGATATTGATGacacaataaaacttttccattcatgtatgtttttatttgacagAAAGTGCTTCGATAAATCGTTGTCACTCTGATCTTACAGTCAAACATCCTGATAACAGCGAGGCTGACTAGACATCGCCATCCACAGAACTGATGACACTGTTCACTGGCAAGACATACTAGCAGAACTGCTCAAACTGCACACTGGCAAGATACACTCAGAGCTGCTCACATTACTCAAGCTGCTCACATTACTCATGCTGCTCACACTCAAAAGCCGTGTGTCGTTTTGAGATAGAAACTCTCGCATTGTTCTACCCTGTGATACTATCTTCTATATCTGTTATCGACAAATTCACCATTTCTCTTTTCCTAACGTGAAATTTGCTGTCATCGTTCCTTAGACCAGACATGTGCAACGTGCGGCCCTCTGTTCACGTGTGCGGCCCTCAGGCCGCCCTCCTCTTGACATGCTTCCTTTAGACAGTCATGTGGACTACACTGACATGTAGTCAGTATATTTCCAGGTTTATAAGAACCACAGAAACTTCTGTGTAGTCTCATAATGTTACAGAGactcaaaagtattttttgttgGTAGTGACTAATGTctcatgtttataatttttagttCGCTTTCTTTagttaaaatgtgattttacaTGTCGATTCTTTGTTCTAAGGACTAATAGCCtcaaagataatatattttaaatattattctaATCTAATAGAGAAGGCAGTACTATGATACAAACTTACAGATGAATATCATCACACAATCGAATGTCGGCGCGcacactctctcactcgctTATATTAAGGATCATGAAGtctgtgttttatatataaacatcaaaTCACAAATTTACAATATTCCAATAAAGTGACACATGTCATTGTATTATAAGGAGATAATGAATCTTTTCTGATGCTTCTTATTTAAcggaatattttgttttcttgagctGAAACTCTTTTTTGTGCTCATCTTGCAGACACACTGACAGATAATATATATCACAAGGTATGATGTGCAGATTgtataaacaaacacagttCCGCTAATCATTAGGATCTTAGAAAAGTGGTTTTGTTGGTCAGTCTGGAAATATCCTGAAGCTGTCGTAGGAGCCAACACCACTGGTAATAATTGTGTGTGGTTGAAAGAGATAAACTCGAGTAAATAAAGTAGGTATGTTTCAAAACCCAGTGAGTCTGTCGTGGATGTCTGGTTGAATACGAATTAAATGAAAAAGGTAATTATTTCACGAACAAATTTACTGCTTAAGTAAATGGCATTATTAAGAATCTCTATCTCAATTCTTCTGACAGTTCTTGTATGTTTTTGACTTTCTGTTGGTGATGAGGTGATAGTAGAAGTAAGTTTGGATGTGGGACAATTTAAAGTTTGTACATTGTCTGTAATGGTAGTGGTTCATCATCGCGAAAAGTTCTGTGTATCAGTGAGTGAAGGCCAGACAGTGAGAGTACTGAACAGGATGCAGACAACTGATGTGATGCATCAGACTGCT
Protein-coding regions in this window:
- the LOC112572989 gene encoding multiple epidermal growth factor-like domains protein 11; translated protein: MALSKATKQSSTHSKFTSGSAAVDGRTPGGNITEFMTCIHTSENPRDEYPSWEVDLGHVYPVAYITIYGRPGFLRRMVDTTVTIDNHQCFSIKDMPSTNPFTLSCTTALSGRTVKIRRDSRNRNDISLNMCEVEVWGCLDGKYGWSCSQSCGQCANSLACDKVTGRCPTGCAAGWTDDLCQTECEDGKYGANCQLSCRRCKDDEACDKKTGKCAKGCPPGLLGDLCDQRE